GGTATTTCAGCAAGGTAATATAGTTTCCATTCTTTGagatatttcttttttctgtgTTCGTCTTTTATATTCTTGTTGTTGACTGGGTTCATGAGATTGTTATTACGTGCAACAGGAGGTCCGTGGTAGTGCCGAAGTTGCAGAGTCTGATATAGTTCAAGCATGTAGAAAAGTATGTTCTTTTTGTCGATCATTCAGCTCCGAGAGTTTCATATCGTCTAAAACTAGTTTGTCTGTCATGTTTCATTCTGTTGGGCAAACTTCTTGTTGTTGGTTCTTCAAATTTTGCGTTTGGTTTGATAAAGATGGTTTATTTGCTGTGTCAGTTACTAGATGAGAGACAGAGCAACAATGTTTTGAGGTTCCTCCAAGCAATTAATAGGTAAAATGCTTTTCCCATCTAAACTATTCTTTTTCCCCTTGTCGGACATATATGTTAAATTTGCAACATTTATTCCCCTTTTGCAGAAGACCAGACATTACCGAAGGGTTAAAAAGGCTCCGGTGTCGTACTCTCATTTTCGTCGGGGATAGCTCGCCTTTCCATTCTGAAGCACTCCATATGATATCAAAATTGGATAGAAGATATAGTGCCTTGGTTGAGGTATGACGATCAAAAGAATAAAAACCTTCCTTTCAGCACGGAATGAGTGCAATGCAGAAGCAATTGTGTAGACTTTGTTAACTAATTAACTCAACGGTTGGTTCACACAGGTCCAAGCTTGTGGATCGATGGTAACCGAAGAGCAGCCACACGCAATGTTGATACCGATGGAGTACTTCTTCATGGGGTACGGATTATATAGGCCATGCCAGTTCAGTGATAGTCCACGGAGTCCACTAAGTCCATCTTGTATCTCTCCAGAGCTTCTTTCTCCAGAAAGCATGGGATTAAAGCTAAAACCAATAAAAACGCGCATTTCTTAAACGTCGTAAGGACATGTAGAATTGGAAAAGAAGAGAGGAGGCTATGGTTTGCTTGTGATTCAAAACTGTCtgtaagttttttcttttccagaTTTTTGATTTGTTGAAAGGGGCGTTTGTGTTGTAGAtagggagagagaaaaaaaaagggtattCACAATGATGGGTAAATAACTATAGGGAGATACACATTCATTCTTTTGTAGTCATCAGACATAAAACAGATCATATTCTTGAACTCTGTGGATTCGTATATTCTTCAATCTGaccaaatatattaaatatttatccATGATATTGAGTTCTGCCTGCTGCTCCTGCTGATGCTTATTCTAAATATGGTACTTTCACTGCTGTTCGGGGAAGAAATACATTTTTGTTGGTTCTCaagtttcaaaatattatacTCTTAGTTCTGAAGTTCTAACTTATGAGTTTGGTTTCAATTAGTATCTACGTTTCTAAATATTACAAATTTACCTTGAAGATTTGAGTTCTGATTAGcttttaagtttttcttttttttttgtttgctaACAACTAACTTTCAATCTGACCAATATACTCGTTTATCAATGATGTAGAAGTGAGCTGTTGCCTGCTATAAACAATAGTAGTATTATCATATTATTCGACCCCACACCCTCCACTTTACCATTCAAAGGTATAAATACtataattttaacttttgaaaCTTGATATTTGCTTTAATTTAATCCTTAAATCGCAGAATTTACACAACTAACTTTTTCCAACCTTTAACGTTaatgtatatatttaaaatttggttATAATTAAAGTAATCAAGACTAAAAAGTGAAATATTCGGTAAGGCATCGAGGTTGAAGTATAAATCTTAAAACCAAGGAACCAATTTGAAACATCGGAATCGTGTAGAGTTCAGAAAATTActgtaaataacaaaatttcatattctttcTATCCGCTCTTGCACGGAGTTGATCGAAAAGCATAAATTTGGAAAGTTAAAGAGGAGGAAATTGAAATGAATGGAATGAGATGGAAAAGGAGAAAATGATTGAAGAGGGGCTTAGCTGGGATTCACGGAATGAGGAATTGTATGCATAAAATATGTAGCGTGATTCCCGCTTTCTATTTAATAACATAAACCAATTGTGTAACCAAAAAAACAACCAACATTCATGTGCGCCGCTCCCCCttccttatttatttatttatttgactCTTTACATACTCATCTCTAATTCTCCATCATATCCAACCTTGTTCTTTCAATTATCATCAACTTTAACTTTTGTTTGTTTCTAAGTTTTTTAAACAtatctacaaaattttaaattctatccatCAAGGAATATAGATATTCGTACAagtgtctatcaatatctacTGATATACTTATAGACATCGATAGCAGTGGCAGATTACGTAGAGGtcgttttaatattaattttgaaatgtCATATTACAATATATAGTAAATAATgctttattttaaacaatttatggTTGTAGTATAGTGGTTTGTGCCTACTTTCACATTCTTGTGCTTATTGTCATAGTAGTCCAATAAAAGGGGGTTGACTTTTGATCGGTTTGGTTCTATGTTGGTTTAGTTTTGggctattttttttattttcaaaaagcAAACAACAAAATGATTACCAAACATGACTTAAATGATTATCAAATATGACTtaagtaattaaaaaatttcacattttgTGTACAACAACTACAAAGTAGAAAATCCGATTATCATTGAACTAAACTCACTTTGACATtacaaagaagataaaaaaaagtttacttAAATTGATACAACAATAGGAGGTAAAGAAAACAATTCGAACAAAACAAACTTTGTAGTTATTAATCTCCACGTAGGTACTTGTTCGATATTTGAATTGATATCGAGAGGTTGACATATATATAGTAATGTTAACGAAATAAATGTTGGTTAGGGATTGAATATGTTGGTTGAAGGAGGAAAGTCTCATTGCATTTGCATGTGCAAATTTAATTGCTTTTTTAAAAAGGTGAATTGAATTTGAAAGTTTGACAAAGTCTTATGTTCATTGGTcaattttatttgataattgaaTATATGGTTCGCTTTATTATTTGCAAAAACCATTTATGGTATATTAATAAATGTTAAAATACTCTTTTtccctaaaagaaaaaataattaaaatactattttatttactttaaaGTTGGTTCGTTTTTTTCTAATTGGTCATgaaaaaattttagattatattcTCGATAGAAAGTCTATTATTCATAGAATATGAatgttttgttcttttttttatatatatatttgaaaatatctttttattattacagtttctataaattttaattttagttcatCTAGTTTgttatggattttttttttcaaaatcttttaaACTTGGTTCAACTATAGActttaaacaaaaaattaaaagcaATTTTAGACGATTTGTTTCAAGAATAGTAAAATGAATCAAACCATTTACAAATACATCAAAGTTTTACTTTTTTATCAGTGAAGTATCACGATCTATCGATAAACTACTATCTTTGTGGtgatagacccaaataatagtCTATTGCAATCTATATTTGATAGacaatgatattttgttatatttgtagtTATTGTAACTTCATATTGTcgtagattttttttaaaattttttaatttattagtCTTTTCATCGTAAATTTAAAAAtgcattttatttttaaacaacaattttatgaataataatgaagtatataacaatatttattaaattgtaAGTACAgagaaatataaaaatatgtttAACTAAGTTGAAGTATGAACTTAATGGTTAGTCTAAATTTTCTTTAGCCACAAAGATTTTTTAGGTTTAATTaatctaaaattattttataattttcactttaatatggattattttattaaacgaaattatattatttaaaggCTTCAAATTTTACTACAATTATTTTTCCGATTTGTTGGCCGCCGTCGGGTTTCATCGCCGGCGGCTGAGTTGAAGGTGGAAACGGCCACTTGGATCGCTGCGCATCCGGTTTAAGTTGCTGGACCGTTTGCGGTGGCCGAGATGGCTGGGATTACGATAGTTTTCGACTTCGATCGGACGATCATTGATGGGGATAGCGATAATTTGGTGGTGACTCAAATGGGTCTTACAAATCTCTTCAACAAGCTCTACTCTTCCTTGGCGTGGAACTCTCTCATGGTTTTGTAATTTGCATTTTACTTTTTCTACTGTTTCTGtacttcaattttcaattcattgATTGCTATGGCTTAGATGGAATTAGGGAAATGAAgaattgttttttatttctaGATTTTTGTATGTTTAATCCTCGAGTTGTGCTGAAGCAAGGTCTTGATTATATTGAATTTACCTTGGCTATGGATTGCTGGGATTGATTTTGATAGGATACCTTGATGGTGGAGCTCCAATCGCAAGGAAGAACTATGAGGGATATTGCAAAGTGTTTGGAAGGTGCTGCATTGCATCCACGAATTATTGCTGCTATTAGATCAGCTCATGATGCTGGGTAACTTTTCGTATTTGTTTATGATTAAATTGATGGTCTAAGGGCATCTTTGAGAgtgattttgttttttcatgTTTCAAAAACCACTGTTGAACATGTTTTTAATCATTTCAATGCTTGGTTTTACACTATAAATCTAGTTTTTATACCATTGAAATGATTTGTATGATTAAAAGATACAACCAAGTGCCCATGAAGATTGATTTTTCTTGTCACATTGTCGCTAGTGCTATAATCAAAGAGATCCTCCTCAATACATTTTTGGGGAGAaggattgttttttttttttttttctctttttggcTTGTGAAAGCTTATACGTTTTGTAGGGTGTTTAAGGGAGTGTATAGGGGTTGTTGGGAGATTTGGTCCTTCGTTCGCTTTCACATTTCTTTGTAGGATTTAATATCGGAGACCTTATGTAATTATTCTATATGCACTATTTTGCATAGTTGGAGTCTCTTTTTATAGAGAGAgcccacttttttttttttgcatgtttgtatattctttcaatttttttcttagtGAATGTTgttgaagggaaaaaaaaaaaaattcaaaatcactCTTTTATAGATTGTCTATGACATTGCTTAGAAGTGTTTTAATGACTAACTGGAAGGACATGCGATTGATGTTACCTCAGGTGTGACTTAAGGATAATTAGTGATGCAAATCAGTTTTTCATTGAGACAATCTTAGAACATCATGGTGTGTTGGGATGCTTTTCCACTATCAACACAAACCCTACCTTTGTTGATGGGAAAGGAAGGCTTAGAATTTCACCATATCATGACGAATCATCTCCTCATGGCTGCAATTTGTGCCCATCAAATATGTGTAAGGTATTTGTTAGGTTACTCAGTCACTAATCCTGCATTCATAGATATTGCTGTATGATTGAAAGTTCTAGTTTAATGGCTCTGGTGATTAAAGAAAGTTCTTTAGCTGCTGTGTAAAATAAGCTTTTCCATTTTAAGGTATGAGCTTTAGGATAGGATATATGCTACACCCTTGCAATGTATGAATCTGGGAGGACAATGCGTTTCTTATATAATAAAGATGAAGACCTCCTTTTGTTTTCTTGAGTTTTAATGCCATATTGTGGAGATACTGGGAACATATTTTTGCTGCTTTGCTTTGACTTATCATGTTAAATTAGGTTCCTTTTCAAGTCGGTTAAATTACAAGGTTAGTGTTATCTAAAAACATCAGGCAACACAACTACACTAACACAACCTAAACCTAAGCAACCTATTTAAAAAGTCCACCTAGcctaaaactaaaagaaaatattaatactaatactaataataaaaataataaaccaaaCCGTGGAATCATATAATCTACTTTCAACAATTTGATGGAGTTCTTCATTTATCTTCTTACTTCTCCATCTAATATTCTTCTTATTTGAACGATCCGACACAGGCGGGCCACAACCTTTTCTATTCTATTGACTATTGTATTTCAATATTGATGATGTTGCTTTTTACATTGTTTTTCAGTGTCTGTATTGTATTTGATTCTATTGTTATTAACTTGATATTTTATGTATTTGAGTGGATTGCATTTCTTTATGTGTGATTTACTTATATATCTTAGAActgttgtttatttatttatttttaatagtaCCATCAATGTATTCTTCACTTTTTAGAAATTGTTGTATCGTCGTATTCTGTCGTATTAATGTTTGTGCTTGTGCTTCATATGTGGGCATGGGGTTTGTTGAGTAAACTAATGAGATCAAACTGCTGATTCTGTTGCAGGGCCTTGTAATCGATCAAATCCGAGCTTCGAAAGGCGAAAAAAACGAATTCATATACATTGGAGATGGAAGGGGTGATTATTGTCCAACTCTAAGGCTTCAAGAAGGAGATCATGTGATGCCTAGGAAGCTCTATCCTCTCTCAGATCGCATAAACTCCAATCAAACAATTGTAAAGGCTAAGATCCATGAATGGAGTGATGGGAAAGAACTGGAGAAGATCTTATTAAACATTttggatataaaaaaaaattaattctgCAATCCAGAGGTAGTATAATTTTGCGGAAATTGCTCTTTGGTTGCTTATATTCAATCATATTGTCATGGGAATAAAATCTTTGCTGTCCATTTCTTACTAGGAGAAAACTTTTAGTTACATTTTGCTGatattttatttctcttttagaGTTTATCTAATACGTTCCTTAACATATTAAACATTTTATCTAAATTAACAAATCTATTACACACACGATCATTCTCATTGATCAGTTCATCCTTCATCATTGGTCAACCGTTCAGATAGGAAAAAGAGATTTGCAATTGCTTTCTCAAAGTCTTTTTATGACTTATTTGGCTCGAACCAAATCGATGGATCTTTGCCAATAAAGCTATAGATTTCTCTTCATGAATCACCTAACATACATTGCTTTCTCATGGTGTAAACTTACCGTATTCTTTTGTGATTATAATTGTgataaaaactaaattttgtATCTAATTAGACACTAAACTTGCAATCTTATGTCCAATATTAGATATAAAATCAAAATCCTAAAGTTTGTACAAAATTTAAAGGAAAAtgatttcaaatattaaaattgttgaaaatatttttgagTATCAAAACTTTAGAAGTctattaatatttttctattaatatttttcttatgaaattttgttatatttgaaaataatataattttaaaaatattcaataaaaatttATGGACTAATTATAAATTACGTGACACAAtggaaaagtaataagaataaattcctaaaataaagagGATGTTTTTTCTTTGGTACCTTTCTCCTTCTCTATCTTCTCTTAGATTCCattctttcttccatttttttataACATAACATATAGCATAAAGTTAAGTTGGCTGTCAAAGCAAAAGAGAAATTTGCAAACCCAACTTAATATTATTCtcttttgacattttttttaaataaaacaaagtactacatacatatatatatatatatttgtcttGTTTTTTCATTTGAAAAGGTAGTCTTTAATTGAAAGTGAAGGTTATAATCTTGTATTTGAAATGCCTACTTATggcatttatttttttaaggaGGATAAAGGTGTAATTTAGTTATTCACAAAAATAAGATATCCAAAATTATGATTTTactaataataagaaaaaagacAACTCTCTTTTTGTAGTACTTTTAAACTATACTCGAATTGCTAGTTATTACCATTTATTTATAAAGTAAAGCAAATATTTGAAATAGTATAATATCACAATTTGCGATAAATTAGATTGTTCAAAATAGACTATTGTCTGTATCTAGACACTTGTAGTAGTCTATCATGAACTAATCTCCATTTTAGTTTATTGTAATCTATCTTGATATATTActatattttgattcattttgtcatatataaaaatagttgaataaaacaaaagttatattttcaaatatagtaaaatggaTCAAAATATTTCTATGGATCATGTTGAAAATATTTGTCTATATATCACTGGtagaaaatttcaaatatactcttttgtaaatatttttaataattttatcgatttaaaataatttaaataatgatgataataataataaaataggTGGAAGTTTTTGTAATTTAGGTGTAAGCAAAAGAAATACACAAATggattgaaaagaaaaaagagctGTGGACTCCTTCTTTGACTGGTCTCCGATTTACAGCCATGGCATGAACCAAATTCACAAACGCTTCCTTTCTCTTCTTCCATAACCAACTGTCCTTGATCATACCCAAATCAATTCTCCAACACTCTTTCCCTCTTTGATCTCTCTTTTTCTCCTACCAGACTTGGTGATCAATGGCGAAAAAGAGGGACGAAAGAGAGGTGGGTATGATCATGGATGGAGTCATAGAATCCATGCCTCAATATGCCAAGGAGTTGGTTGCCGGTGGCCTCGCCGGTGGAATTGCCAAGACCGTTGTCGCTCCACTTGAGCGTGTCAAGATTTTATTCCAGGTGATTCTTcttcgtttctttttttaatctcgTCTTGTAAGTAATTCAATTGTGATTTTTTTTCGGTAATCGAGCTCAATTTTCTAGTGTTTCGAAATTAGTTGCATTATGGGTGTCTCTTGAGGTATTTGGCTTTGGAGTTGATGaatttatgt
The sequence above is drawn from the Cucumis melo cultivar AY chromosome 2, USDA_Cmelo_AY_1.0, whole genome shotgun sequence genome and encodes:
- the LOC103492305 gene encoding thiamine phosphate phosphatase-like protein, whose protein sequence is MAGITIVFDFDRTIIDGDSDNLVVTQMGLTNLFNKLYSSLAWNSLMDTLMVELQSQGRTMRDIAKCLEGAALHPRIIAAIRSAHDAGCDLRIISDANQFFIETILEHHGVLGCFSTINTNPTFVDGKGRLRISPYHDESSPHGCNLCPSNMCKGLVIDQIRASKGEKNEFIYIGDGRGDYCPTLRLQEGDHVMPRKLYPLSDRINSNQTIVKAKIHEWSDGKELEKILLNILDIKKN